From Candidatus Brocadiaceae bacterium, the proteins below share one genomic window:
- the hpnH gene encoding adenosyl-hopene transferase HpnH, producing MRVSLSLGYSLLKYLIKNKALARKRFPLVLMLEVTHKCNLACEGCGRIHEYSETMREMLSVEECLKAVEDCQAPVVSVTGGEPLMHPEIDKIINGIIKKKKHVYLCTNGVLLGEAIKKLKPDKHLNINVHIDGLVETHDAIAGRGVFERAVEAIRKAKNAGFRVCTNTTIFKNTSEKEIRGLFSLLKELGVNGMLVSPGYSFEHNGNEIFLCQKEVREKFGFIHEISKKYKILNSPLYLKFLKGERDLKCTPWGNPTRNVLGWKSPCYLITDNHYKTFEECMEKTDWTRYQEGNDPRCKNCMMHCGFEPTVVLDTGKRLSDIIEMAIWSFR from the coding sequence ATGAGGGTATCATTATCATTGGGTTATTCTTTGTTAAAATATTTGATAAAGAACAAGGCGCTGGCCAGGAAGAGGTTTCCCTTGGTATTAATGTTAGAGGTTACCCATAAGTGCAATTTGGCCTGTGAGGGCTGTGGCAGGATACACGAATACAGCGAAACGATGCGGGAGATGTTGAGCGTGGAAGAATGTCTTAAGGCGGTTGAGGACTGTCAGGCTCCCGTTGTTTCCGTTACCGGCGGAGAGCCATTAATGCACCCGGAAATCGATAAGATTATCAATGGTATTATTAAGAAAAAGAAACATGTCTATTTGTGCACGAATGGGGTCTTGCTGGGAGAGGCAATAAAAAAATTAAAACCAGATAAGCATCTCAATATCAATGTGCATATTGACGGCTTGGTGGAAACGCACGACGCGATTGCGGGAAGAGGGGTTTTTGAACGCGCTGTCGAAGCTATCCGCAAGGCGAAGAACGCCGGGTTCAGGGTTTGTACAAACACCACCATATTTAAGAATACCAGTGAAAAGGAGATCAGAGGCCTGTTCTCACTGTTAAAGGAGTTAGGGGTTAATGGTATGCTGGTGTCTCCCGGTTACAGCTTCGAGCATAACGGGAATGAAATCTTTCTTTGTCAGAAGGAGGTGCGGGAAAAGTTTGGATTTATCCATGAAATTTCAAAAAAGTATAAAATTTTGAATTCTCCATTATATCTCAAATTTTTAAAAGGAGAAAGGGACCTTAAATGTACTCCATGGGGGAATCCTACTCGAAATGTTTTAGGATGGAAAAGCCCCTGCTATCTTATCACGGATAACCACTATAAAACTTTTGAAGAGTGTATGGAAAAAACAGATTGGACCAGGTATCAGGAAGGAAATGACCCTCGCTGTAAAAACTGTATGATGCACTGCGGTTTCGAACCTACGGTAGTCCTTGATACGGGAAAACGATTATCGGACATTATTGAAATGGCCATCTGGAGCTTTCGTTAA
- the mtnA gene encoding S-methyl-5-thioribose-1-phosphate isomerase, translated as MPLPTIEWEGGLEGRIRLIDQTLLPSELKYVYCEDIKTIWHAIKTLMVRGAPAIGIAAATGVIIGIKDIDTESTDTFLKELKKVTTYLGSSRPTAVNLFWGLERMERVAWENREKTVQEIREALLQEALKIQNEDKVICRQIGENGAELIKDGDGILTHCNAGGLATADYGTALAVMFKANEKGKHIKVYADETRPLLQGSRLTAWELMHAGIDVTLICDSMAAHVMKLGRIQSVIVGADRIAANGDAANKIGTYGVSILAKEHGIPFYVAAPVSTFDLKIQSGDDIPIEERSSEEVTHGFGKRTAPEKVKVFNPAFDVTPAKNITAIITEKGIIHKPSLENVRQVLGSPAT; from the coding sequence ATGCCATTACCAACCATCGAATGGGAGGGAGGTCTCGAAGGCCGTATTCGGCTGATAGATCAAACCTTGTTGCCGTCCGAGTTAAAATATGTTTATTGTGAAGACATTAAAACCATCTGGCACGCTATTAAGACACTCATGGTAAGGGGTGCGCCCGCGATAGGCATTGCGGCGGCTACCGGTGTCATCATTGGTATTAAGGACATAGACACGGAAAGCACGGATACGTTTCTCAAAGAGTTAAAGAAGGTAACCACCTATCTGGGTTCATCCCGGCCTACTGCAGTCAACCTTTTCTGGGGACTTGAACGCATGGAACGTGTGGCTTGGGAGAACAGGGAGAAAACGGTCCAGGAAATACGAGAGGCGCTTCTCCAGGAGGCCCTTAAGATACAAAACGAGGACAAGGTTATCTGCAGGCAGATTGGAGAAAATGGTGCAGAATTGATTAAAGACGGCGACGGTATTCTGACGCATTGCAATGCCGGGGGCCTGGCTACCGCTGATTATGGGACGGCATTAGCCGTTATGTTTAAAGCCAATGAAAAAGGGAAACATATAAAGGTGTACGCGGACGAAACACGGCCTCTGCTGCAGGGTTCCAGACTGACGGCATGGGAACTCATGCACGCGGGAATTGATGTCACCCTCATCTGCGACAGCATGGCGGCACATGTGATGAAGCTCGGCAGGATTCAAAGTGTCATCGTCGGGGCGGATCGAATCGCGGCGAATGGCGATGCCGCAAATAAAATCGGCACATACGGTGTTTCTATTCTGGCAAAGGAACATGGGATTCCCTTTTATGTAGCGGCGCCGGTATCAACATTTGATCTAAAAATTCAGTCGGGAGACGACATCCCTATTGAAGAAAGGTCATCGGAAGAAGTCACCCATGGTTTCGGAAAAAGGACCGCCCCGGAAAAGGTAAAGGTTTTTAATCCTGCCTTTGACGTCACCCCCGCAAAAAATATCACCGCCATCATTACCGAAAAAGGAATCATTCATAAACCCTCTTTAGAAAATGTTCGACAGGTTTTAGGCTCTCCTGCTACGTAG
- the shc gene encoding squalene--hopene cyclase, whose amino-acid sequence MRNFLFSFLGQLESGMHKLNGNGNSNGNGKTSLPERLKHELRFESPATREQEQPLPPTKTPLDISIARAQEYLLNAQDKSDGHWVGILEADTTITSDYVMVMHFLGKVDQKKQQLAANLLREHQLPDGGWNIFYGGPAEISASVKAYFALKLAGYSSDEPFMKKAKECILTMGGIMKANCFTKIYLAMFGQVNWQAVPAVPVEMILFPAGFYFSIYEISYWSRCIVVPLSIAIAKKPHIPVGDDLLEELYLVPRDRVVYRIERDQPGLSWRNFFIDADNIFRRYEQQPIKFIRRIALQKAEKWMLDHMNNSGGLGAIWPAIINSIFAMKCLGYDDNHPVLLKQLCEVEKLVIYEKDTLYLQPCVSPVWDTAWTVIALHDSGIPNTHPALQKAGKWLLEKEVRSFGDWSLKCRVKDPSGWYFQYENEFYPDTDDSGAVVMALQRVSLPERLRKEQSLLRALKWIQAMQCDDGGWGAFDRNNNKTVLNNIPFADFNALLDPSTSDVTGRCIEFFGRIGINKAYANVQKAIAFLRKEQEKDGSWFGRWGSNYIYGTWSVLCGLSAVEEDMNAPYIRKAVEWMKNVQNSDGGWGETIKSYDNPKLKAIGKSTPSQTAWALLTLFAAGEEKSASVERGIGFLLSQQKEDGSWDEIEFTATGFPKVFYLKYHMYRNYFPLMALGRYRNLANKS is encoded by the coding sequence ACTAAGATTCGAGAGTCCAGCCACCAGAGAACAGGAACAACCTTTACCCCCGACAAAAACCCCGCTGGACATATCGATAGCCAGAGCACAGGAATACCTTCTTAATGCACAAGACAAGTCTGATGGTCACTGGGTAGGAATTCTGGAAGCAGACACAACCATAACATCCGACTATGTTATGGTGATGCATTTCTTAGGCAAGGTTGATCAAAAAAAACAACAGCTGGCGGCAAACCTGCTTCGCGAACACCAGCTTCCGGACGGAGGCTGGAATATTTTTTATGGAGGACCGGCTGAAATCAGCGCGTCAGTTAAGGCTTATTTCGCCTTGAAACTTGCAGGTTATTCTTCTGATGAACCATTCATGAAAAAGGCAAAAGAGTGCATCCTTACAATGGGTGGTATCATGAAAGCCAATTGTTTTACCAAAATTTACCTTGCCATGTTCGGTCAAGTCAACTGGCAGGCTGTTCCTGCCGTACCGGTAGAAATGATACTTTTCCCTGCCGGATTTTATTTCAGCATTTATGAAATTTCCTATTGGTCAAGGTGTATCGTTGTGCCCCTTTCAATTGCTATTGCCAAGAAACCTCATATTCCTGTCGGGGATGATCTGTTAGAGGAACTGTATCTTGTTCCGCGAGATAGGGTTGTCTACCGTATTGAGCGAGATCAGCCCGGATTAAGCTGGCGCAATTTCTTTATTGATGCCGATAATATTTTTAGGCGATACGAGCAGCAACCCATTAAGTTTATCAGAAGAATAGCCCTTCAGAAGGCTGAAAAATGGATGCTGGATCACATGAATAATTCTGGTGGATTGGGGGCTATATGGCCGGCAATTATTAATTCTATCTTTGCCATGAAATGCCTTGGCTATGATGACAATCATCCTGTATTACTGAAGCAGCTCTGCGAAGTTGAAAAGTTGGTTATCTATGAAAAAGACACCCTCTATTTACAGCCATGTGTGTCGCCCGTTTGGGATACCGCCTGGACTGTTATTGCCTTGCATGATTCAGGAATACCCAACACGCATCCGGCATTACAAAAGGCAGGGAAATGGCTTTTAGAAAAAGAGGTCAGAAGTTTTGGAGACTGGTCATTAAAGTGCAGGGTAAAAGACCCGAGCGGATGGTATTTCCAATACGAAAACGAGTTTTATCCGGACACAGATGACAGTGGCGCAGTTGTTATGGCCTTGCAGAGAGTATCTCTGCCAGAAAGATTGCGTAAAGAACAGTCTCTGTTACGTGCTTTAAAGTGGATTCAGGCCATGCAGTGTGACGACGGCGGGTGGGGCGCTTTTGACCGGAACAATAATAAGACGGTTTTGAATAATATACCATTTGCGGATTTTAATGCCTTGCTGGACCCAAGCACGAGCGATGTCACCGGCAGGTGTATTGAATTCTTCGGTCGCATAGGTATTAACAAGGCATACGCCAATGTTCAAAAGGCTATAGCATTTCTCCGGAAGGAACAAGAAAAAGACGGTTCGTGGTTCGGGCGCTGGGGTTCAAATTATATTTATGGCACATGGTCGGTCCTCTGCGGACTTTCAGCGGTGGAGGAAGACATGAACGCCCCCTACATCAGAAAAGCTGTAGAATGGATGAAGAACGTGCAAAATTCGGATGGTGGCTGGGGAGAAACAATCAAATCCTATGACAACCCAAAGTTGAAGGCCATCGGGAAAAGCACTCCCTCACAGACAGCATGGGCGCTTTTAACATTATTTGCGGCGGGCGAGGAGAAATCAGCATCTGTGGAACGGGGAATAGGATTCCTGCTGAGCCAGCAAAAAGAAGATGGAAGTTGGGATGAAATTGAATTTACCGCAACAGGTTTTCCGAAGGTATTTTACCTCAAATACCACATGTATCGAAATTACTTTCCTTTAATGGCATTAGGCCGGTACCGCAATCTTGCAAACAAGTCTTGA
- the cas5 gene encoding CRISPR-associated protein Cas5, translating into MRGLHIQLEGFSAFFRLPFIVTGTQLSSPLPPYSTLLGLISCCAGYDINPSDTKIGYEYKSRGTTFELERTDRLEMDSKGRLKPNPKGQGISYREIHIAPILDLYLSNISLKTVFEKPVGTPCLGRSQDIVWIKRVEEIDFTEKKEGKIGATLLPFPQKDFGGRIVRLADYFDNSKQGELRKLKKLGIYQAVPQVAGDGIHVATKNLYYPSNMLDNERVVYIHDWEE; encoded by the coding sequence ATGAGAGGATTACATATCCAACTAGAAGGATTTTCAGCATTTTTTCGTTTACCGTTTATTGTAACGGGAACACAACTTTCTTCTCCACTTCCCCCATATAGTACTCTACTAGGGCTAATAAGTTGTTGTGCTGGTTATGATATTAACCCATCAGACACAAAAATTGGTTATGAATATAAAAGTAGAGGTACTACTTTTGAATTAGAAAGGACTGATCGTTTAGAAATGGATAGCAAGGGAAGGCTTAAACCAAATCCAAAGGGGCAAGGGATATCTTACAGAGAGATACATATTGCACCAATTTTAGATTTATATCTCAGTAATATCAGTTTAAAAACAGTATTTGAAAAACCTGTAGGCACGCCTTGTTTGGGCAGGTCGCAAGATATTGTCTGGATAAAACGGGTGGAAGAAATAGATTTCACAGAGAAAAAAGAGGGTAAAATTGGGGCGACTTTGCTTCCTTTTCCACAAAAAGATTTTGGCGGAAGAATAGTCAGATTGGCAGACTACTTTGACAATTCAAAACAGGGGGAATTAAGAAAACTGAAAAAATTAGGGATTTACCAGGCAGTTCCTCAAGTTGCAGGTGATGGTATTCATGTAGCAACGAAAAACCTTTACTATCCCTCTAATATGCTAGACAACGAAAGAGTTGTTTATATACATGATTGGGAAGAATAG
- the cas7i gene encoding type I-B CRISPR-associated protein Cas7/Cst2/DevR, whose translation MNKVLTNIAGTFLIQADASFLNGAGLGEGEDRNVTIPKTFQDGKDRVPYVSSQAWKRWLRNTCLEENSNWPKSELKAIGLSEKGTANKISGELNPVECPEDDIFGYMKAEKGQGKTKNEVDESEDSEELSQDKKSKKNKTKSVMRTSPFAASLLVSIRKSGWRGRDEGFVHLQEGTPLPYTTEFYNAHMQGVFSLCYERLGVFSNLGDRIELEEEKVEKFIRSNNLKIVNDMGELGKVYEVEPNSRKDRASALLKALAVLRGGAKQAQFGTDVSPKVLILAGLNCGNPIFNHIFNDAKEGPEIKIDTLKEIIKDYSDRLVTPVYLGIRKGYLKNEEDVNALNNTQENNVKIIVNTPIDAAQKMAGELQ comes from the coding sequence ATGAACAAAGTTCTAACCAATATTGCAGGGACATTTTTAATTCAAGCTGATGCTTCTTTTCTTAACGGCGCTGGTTTAGGTGAGGGTGAAGACAGGAATGTCACCATTCCAAAAACTTTTCAAGACGGTAAAGATAGAGTACCCTATGTCTCTTCTCAAGCATGGAAGAGGTGGCTGCGAAATACTTGTCTGGAAGAAAACTCAAACTGGCCGAAAAGTGAACTAAAAGCAATAGGTTTAAGTGAGAAAGGAACTGCGAATAAAATCTCGGGGGAATTAAATCCGGTTGAATGTCCCGAAGACGATATATTTGGATACATGAAAGCGGAAAAAGGCCAAGGAAAGACAAAAAACGAAGTTGATGAATCTGAGGATAGCGAAGAATTAAGTCAAGATAAAAAAAGTAAGAAAAATAAAACCAAATCAGTGATGCGCACTTCTCCATTTGCCGCATCACTGCTTGTATCAATAAGAAAGTCTGGCTGGCGTGGTCGTGACGAAGGTTTTGTTCATTTGCAGGAGGGCACTCCACTACCTTATACAACTGAATTTTATAATGCACATATGCAAGGAGTTTTTTCTTTATGTTATGAAAGGCTAGGAGTATTTTCCAATTTGGGAGATCGCATTGAATTAGAAGAAGAAAAGGTTGAAAAATTTATAAGGTCGAACAATTTAAAGATTGTTAATGATATGGGTGAATTAGGGAAAGTTTATGAAGTTGAACCCAATTCAAGGAAAGATAGAGCATCTGCATTATTAAAAGCTCTAGCTGTTTTGCGAGGAGGAGCGAAACAGGCACAATTCGGGACCGATGTCTCTCCAAAAGTACTGATTTTGGCAGGATTGAATTGCGGCAACCCCATTTTTAATCATATATTTAATGACGCCAAGGAAGGCCCGGAAATAAAAATTGATACGTTAAAGGAAATTATAAAGGATTATTCTGATAGATTAGTAACACCAGTTTATTTAGGGATTCGCAAAGGTTACTTGAAGAATGAAGAAGATGTTAATGCCTTAAATAATACTCAAGAAAATAATGTAAAAATCATTGTAAACACTCCAATAGATGCGGCTCAAAAAATGGCTGGAGAATTACAATGA
- a CDS encoding nucleotidyltransferase domain-containing protein, producing the protein MKQKEKITEALIKDGLEPLFKKEDLKLVILFGSISTGNIHKRSDIDLGFLFVNIIDILNLTNSVIRLLKTDTVDVVDLRRASPLLKFAAVKNGKLLYEKAPGMFHEFASLAFRRYVDTKKLRDARAESIKIFLKKGAVT; encoded by the coding sequence ATGAAACAAAAAGAAAAAATTACAGAAGCGTTGATAAAAGATGGCCTTGAACCTTTATTTAAAAAGGAAGACCTGAAGCTTGTTATTTTGTTCGGCTCAATTTCAACAGGCAATATCCATAAAAGAAGCGACATTGATCTTGGGTTTTTGTTTGTTAACATAATAGATATTCTTAATCTAACAAATAGTGTTATAAGGCTACTTAAGACTGACACTGTCGATGTAGTTGATTTGAGACGCGCAAGTCCGCTATTAAAATTCGCGGCGGTAAAAAACGGCAAACTCCTTTATGAGAAAGCACCTGGCATGTTTCATGAGTTTGCCTCTCTGGCATTCAGAAGGTATGTTGACACAAAAAAATTGCGAGACGCGCGAGCTGAATCGATTAAAATCTTTTTAAAGAAAGGGGCTGTTACATGA
- a CDS encoding CRISPR-associated endoribonuclease Cas6 — translation MRIKITLASNSSGSIDCNYQHQIQAVIYGFLARSNPDYAAWLHEQGYLYKKEQRFKLFVFSGITFHGSIKIRKSNDSNSFSFHGSSRNPFLMSFQIASPVDKFIQGLIEGIFQEGQETRLGTQIFSVYQVETLPNPFDCLNSLNGSSGLDSLNCLNGLDRLNGLNGSNSSLYLNLQPLESPLFIKKPMPAGVQDLYLFPGDDGYEAYVNRNLLNKYETLYGQSYTGDVLTFHFHEKQGKSVKQFTIFKKGKSGNLLPVHIKGTLQPFTVKGPGVLIKIGLECGFGQNNSMGCGYVGLAQTDRTV, via the coding sequence GTGAGAATAAAGATAACTCTTGCATCAAATTCATCTGGTAGTATTGATTGCAATTATCAGCACCAGATACAGGCGGTTATCTATGGGTTTTTGGCAAGATCAAACCCGGATTATGCCGCATGGCTTCACGAGCAGGGATATCTCTATAAAAAAGAGCAGCGGTTTAAACTCTTTGTCTTCTCCGGCATTACATTTCATGGGTCGATCAAGATCAGGAAATCAAATGATTCAAACAGTTTTTCTTTTCATGGTTCATCCCGTAACCCATTTCTCATGTCATTTCAGATTGCCTCACCGGTCGATAAATTCATTCAAGGTCTGATAGAAGGTATTTTTCAGGAAGGCCAGGAGACCAGACTCGGCACACAGATATTCAGTGTTTATCAGGTGGAAACCTTACCCAACCCCTTTGATTGTTTAAACAGTTTAAACGGTTCAAGCGGTTTAGACAGTTTAAACTGCCTGAACGGTTTAGACCGCTTGAACGGCTTAAACGGTTCGAACAGCTCGCTCTATTTGAATCTCCAGCCTCTTGAATCCCCTCTTTTCATCAAAAAACCCATGCCGGCGGGTGTACAAGATCTATATCTTTTTCCCGGAGATGATGGATACGAAGCATACGTCAATCGAAACCTCTTGAATAAATACGAAACACTCTATGGACAATCCTATACGGGGGATGTGTTAACATTCCATTTTCATGAAAAGCAGGGAAAGTCCGTAAAGCAATTTACGATTTTTAAAAAAGGAAAGAGCGGCAACCTCTTGCCGGTGCACATAAAAGGCACATTACAACCGTTTACGGTAAAGGGACCTGGAGTTCTGATCAAAATTGGTCTTGAATGCGGTTTCGGACAGAATAACAGCATGGGATGCGGGTATGTGGGATTAGCTCAAACGGATAGAACTGTTTGA
- the cas3 gene encoding CRISPR-associated helicase Cas3', with amino-acid sequence MEELLAKIDGETLLEHTRKVINNTRIIVSNLPLNVFLDTIDKDTLLNLVTTCALFHDTGKAAVGFQKVLKKEKANWGGKRHEVVSAILMSSYKDILPEQILAVLTHHKDIPSDGVSDSYKALNFEFVTSDSAVYQEMINEWKQNKEMFQYFWNKMVVFLNGKYSEIKNISDLGIDERWLDRSSGRYSQIKNISYSERRLASLLRGLLITADHLASGGIKPVSIPILEKYKINNYPPRDFQSRISKLKGQTILRAPTGSGKTEAALLWAANNQVPNGRVFYVLPHTASINAMHKRLCKIFGMENVGILHSKIISYLYDLSMQQSENPQQAQEYAKNMASLCREAYYPIKICTAHQILRCILRGRGWEQIFFEYPGACFIFDEIHAYDPVITGLIIGTAKLLNKWGAKYLFVSATMPSFLRKLLSNHLGDIHTIEPNIDNDEDRKIMDKKRHNLIMKDNGNMLDFVDWIISECEKNSSNLIVCNHVASAQELFRQISPSFNENEVQLLHSRFNREDRNRIENGIIEKSLPKILIATQVVEVSLDIDFERGFFEPAPIDAIVQRMGRVNREGKFGRIADITMFREQIGKYSIYSNEKISLTIEEMEKLSMPVSEFDIIKAADNVYKDGYNKEEDQEFKNALHHPDLVDFENRMIAGCHRNWIEDTIEQSDKTIEVLPSKKMEAYEKRRNNGLWIEADNLLVPIRARSIYKFGSLLNLKEDPPKIYIEYSELGLTDDPVNNMI; translated from the coding sequence ATGGAAGAATTATTGGCGAAAATTGATGGAGAGACACTTCTTGAACATACCAGAAAGGTGATAAACAATACTCGAATTATTGTAAGCAACCTGCCGTTAAATGTTTTCTTGGATACAATTGATAAAGATACGTTATTGAACTTAGTAACTACCTGCGCGCTTTTCCATGATACTGGAAAAGCTGCTGTAGGTTTTCAAAAAGTTCTAAAGAAAGAAAAAGCGAATTGGGGTGGCAAAAGGCATGAAGTTGTTTCAGCGATATTGATGTCCAGCTATAAAGATATTTTACCGGAACAGATTTTAGCCGTATTAACCCATCATAAGGATATTCCATCAGATGGAGTATCTGACTCTTATAAAGCACTAAACTTTGAATTTGTTACATCGGACTCAGCAGTATATCAGGAGATGATAAATGAATGGAAACAAAATAAAGAAATGTTCCAATATTTCTGGAATAAGATGGTCGTTTTTTTAAATGGTAAATATTCGGAAATTAAAAATATATCAGATCTTGGAATTGATGAAAGGTGGTTAGATCGTTCTTCTGGACGTTATTCGCAGATTAAAAATATTTCATATTCTGAAAGGAGATTGGCATCTCTACTGAGAGGGCTATTAATAACCGCGGATCATTTGGCATCAGGAGGGATAAAACCTGTAAGTATACCTATATTAGAAAAGTACAAAATAAATAATTATCCTCCCCGGGATTTTCAAAGTAGAATTTCCAAGTTAAAAGGTCAGACAATTCTACGAGCGCCTACTGGCTCAGGGAAAACCGAAGCTGCGCTTTTATGGGCGGCTAATAATCAAGTTCCTAATGGCCGAGTCTTTTATGTTTTGCCGCATACGGCAAGTATAAACGCAATGCACAAAAGACTATGTAAAATATTTGGGATGGAGAATGTAGGAATCCTGCATTCTAAAATTATTTCTTATTTATATGATTTGAGTATGCAACAATCTGAAAATCCTCAACAAGCACAAGAGTATGCAAAAAATATGGCTTCTTTATGTCGCGAAGCATATTATCCAATTAAAATATGTACGGCGCATCAGATACTTCGATGTATTTTGCGTGGAAGGGGTTGGGAACAGATTTTTTTTGAGTATCCAGGTGCGTGCTTTATTTTTGATGAGATACATGCCTATGATCCTGTCATCACAGGATTAATAATTGGAACTGCTAAATTACTAAATAAATGGGGAGCAAAATATTTATTTGTTTCTGCGACTATGCCTTCATTCCTGAGAAAGCTTCTCTCTAACCATTTAGGTGATATCCATACAATAGAACCTAATATAGATAACGATGAAGACAGGAAAATTATGGACAAAAAGCGGCATAATCTAATTATGAAAGATAATGGTAACATGTTGGATTTTGTCGATTGGATTATATCTGAATGTGAAAAGAATTCATCAAATTTAATAGTGTGTAACCATGTCGCTTCAGCCCAGGAACTTTTCAGACAAATTAGTCCGAGTTTTAACGAAAATGAAGTGCAATTATTACATAGTCGTTTTAATCGTGAAGACAGAAACCGTATAGAAAATGGAATTATTGAAAAAAGTTTGCCTAAAATATTGATTGCCACACAAGTAGTCGAAGTAAGCCTGGATATAGATTTTGAAAGAGGTTTCTTTGAACCGGCTCCTATTGACGCAATCGTCCAGCGAATGGGCAGAGTAAACAGAGAAGGTAAGTTTGGTAGAATCGCGGATATTACAATGTTTAGAGAGCAAATAGGTAAATATTCAATATATTCTAATGAAAAAATCTCCTTAACTATTGAGGAGATGGAAAAACTTTCAATGCCGGTGAGTGAGTTTGATATTATTAAGGCTGCGGATAATGTTTATAAGGATGGATATAACAAAGAGGAAGATCAAGAATTTAAGAATGCCTTACATCATCCTGATCTTGTTGATTTCGAAAATAGAATGATTGCAGGCTGTCACAGAAATTGGATTGAAGACACAATCGAACAGTCAGATAAAACCATAGAAGTATTACCAAGTAAAAAAATGGAAGCATATGAAAAACGTCGAAATAACGGATTATGGATAGAAGCAGATAATCTTTTAGTACCCATTCGTGCAAGGAGTATATATAAATTTGGCAGTTTATTAAATTTAAAAGAGGACCCTCCAAAAATTTATATAGAATATAGCGAACTTGGTTTAACAGATGATCCTGTTAATAATATGATTTAA
- a CDS encoding four helix bundle protein: MYFEDLEVWKAARLLTNRIYGITKDDLFSKDYGLRDQIRRASVSVMSNIAEGFERGGNQEFIQFLLIAKGSCGEVRCQLYIAGDLGYIAQNELKPLVEQCKRISIMINNFIKHLKGSRLKGSKYKPPERKSTKEILENIIKKVNEEKEATD; the protein is encoded by the coding sequence ATGTATTTCGAAGACCTCGAGGTATGGAAGGCAGCAAGGCTTTTGACGAACAGAATTTACGGTATTACCAAAGATGATCTTTTTTCAAAAGACTACGGTCTCAGAGATCAGATCAGGCGCGCCTCGGTCTCTGTCATGTCGAATATTGCAGAAGGGTTTGAAAGAGGTGGCAATCAGGAGTTTATCCAATTTCTCTTAATTGCTAAAGGGTCATGCGGTGAGGTACGTTGTCAGTTGTATATTGCGGGAGATCTGGGATATATTGCTCAAAACGAATTAAAGCCGCTCGTAGAACAATGCAAACGCATATCGATAATGATTAATAATTTCATAAAACATTTGAAAGGAAGCAGGCTCAAAGGTTCAAAGTATAAGCCACCCGAGCGGAAGAGCACAAAAGAGATCTTGGAAAATATAATAAAAAAGGTGAATGAAGAAAAAGAGGCAACGGATTAA
- a CDS encoding DUF86 domain-containing protein produces the protein MTPLEKEIIRRKLAVIIENLQALTPIKKMTQEQYVDDIYKRKATERLLQELIEAAIDINTHIITQTDNTVTDDYYESFVKMGECSIIPTDLANELAPSAGLRNRLVHEYDTIEHSIILEAVKKVDELYPLYIKAIDRYISQ, from the coding sequence ATGACTCCCCTGGAAAAGGAAATCATAAGAAGAAAACTTGCTGTTATAATAGAGAATCTTCAGGCCCTTACACCTATAAAAAAGATGACACAAGAACAATATGTTGATGATATCTACAAAAGAAAGGCCACGGAAAGGCTATTGCAGGAGTTAATTGAGGCTGCGATTGATATAAATACTCATATTATTACTCAAACAGACAATACGGTAACCGATGATTACTATGAAAGTTTTGTAAAAATGGGCGAATGTTCAATAATTCCGACGGACCTTGCAAATGAACTTGCTCCCTCTGCCGGTTTGAGAAACAGATTAGTCCATGAATACGACACGATTGAACACTCAATAATCCTTGAAGCGGTAAAAAAAGTTGACGAACTTTATCCTCTGTACATAAAGGCAATTGATCGTTATATATCTCAATAA